The stretch of DNA GGCGGGCGCCCATCTTCCCGAACCCGCCGAGGCGATCACCGTCGCCGCGGCCCGGGAATGCGAGTACCGGCCCACGACCACGTCCATCGGGACCGTGCTCGCCCTTCAGTCGATCACGGTCCGCAACGAGCTGTCCGGAACGGTCCGCGAAGTCCTCATGCAACCCGGACAAACGGTGGACGCGGGCGCGGACCTCGTCCGCCTGGACGTTTCGGTGGAGCAAGCCGAACTGAAGGCGCTTGAGGCCCAGGCCGCCCTCGCTGAAACGCTGCTTGCCCGCACCGAGCGCGCCGCGCGCAACCGGGCCGTCCCCGAAGCCGAGCTGGACCGCGCCCGCGCCGAACGGGACGTGGCCCTTGCGCAGGTCGCCCGCCTCCGCGCGGTGATCGCCCGCAAGACGATCCGCGCGCCCTTTCGCGGACGCATCGGCCTGGCGGACGTCCACCCCGGGCAGTACCTCTCCGAGGGAACGGCGCTGACGACGCTGCAGGGCGTCGAGGAAGCCGTCCACGTGGACTTCGCGGTCGTCCAGGCGGTCGCCTCGGGACTTCGACCGGGAGATTTCGTGGAGGTCCGTTCCGCCGCCGGCGCCGCTCTCGGAAAGGCGCGGATCGTGGCCGTGGATGCGCGCGTGGACCCCGCCACCCGCAGCGCCACGGTCCGGGCGCGGCTGGAAGGCTCCTCCCCCCCGCCGCCCGGGGCGTCCGTTCGGATCGTCGTTCCGTCCGGTCCCCCCCGGAAGGTCCTCGCCGTGCCCGCTCCCGCCCTCCGCAAGAGCCCCGCCGGCGATCATGTCTTCGTCATTGCGCCCGATCCGCAGGGAATCCCCCGCGCCGGCGTCCGGCGCGTCCGCGGGGGCCCGCTTCTCGGGGACGAGGTTCTGATCCTCGAAGGGCTCTCGGCCGGAGAGACGGTGGCCGCTTCGGGCTCCTTCAAACTGCGCGAGGGGGTCCGGGTCGCGATCGTGGACGAGTCCGGCTCCAACCGCTGACCGGAGGACCGTGTGCGATCCTTCACCGACGTCTTCATCCGCCACCCCGTCCTGGCGGCGGTGGTGAACCTCGTGATCGTCCTGGCCGGCTGGCGGGCCATCGCGGCTCTTCCGGTCCAGCAGTATCCCACGATCGAAAGCTCGTCCGTTCTCATCACCACGGTCTACGTGGGCGCGAGCGCCGAGACGGTCCGCGGCTTCCTCACCACGCCGATCGAGCGCGCCGTCTCGGCGATCAGCGGAATCGACTCGATCGAATCCACGAGCCGCGCCGGGGTGAGCCTCATCACCGTGCGCCTGAAGCTGAATCACAGCAGCACCGCGGCCCTGGCCGAAATCACCGCCCGCCTCCAGCAGGTCCGCTCGGAGCTGCCCGCGGAGGCCGAGCCGCCCGTCGTCGAAATCCAGCGCGCGGACCGCCCCTACGCCTCCTTCTACCTGAGCTTCACCTCGTCCGAGCGGGGAGTGCCGGAGCTGACGGACTGGCTCACGCGCACCCTGCAGCCGCAGCTCGCCACGCTCCCGGGGGTCCAGCGCGTGGGCGTTGAGGCCGGCCGCCCCCTGGCCATGCGCGTGTGGCTGGATCCGGACCGGCTGGCCGGGCTGGGTCTCACCCCCGGGGACGTCCACGCCGCGCTGCGCCGCAACAACTACCTGGCCGCCGTGGGCCAGACCAAGGGACGCTCGGTGCAGGTGAACCTCCTGGCCAACACCGACCTGCGCTCCGAGGAGGAATTCCGCGACCTCGTGGTCGCCGAGCGCGCCGGCTCCCTGGTGCGTCTGTCCGACGTCGCCCGCGTGGAGCTCGGGGCCGAGGAAGCCGACATGCTCGCCAAGTTCGGAACCCGGGAGGCCGTTTACCTCTCGGTCTGGCCGCTGGCCGGAACCAACGAAATCGAGGTGGCTCACCGGCTCCGGGCCGAGATGGAACGGCTCCGGCCCACCCTGCCGCGCGACGTGGACATGCGGCTGGCCTATGACGCCACGGTCTTCATGGAAAACGCCCTCAAGGAAATCACCAAGACCCTTGGCGAGACGATCCTCATCGTCGCCGTCGTGGTGTTCCTCTTCATGGGGTCGGTCCGGACGGCGCTCGTGCCTCTGGTGGCCATGCCCGTCTCCCTGGTGGGCGCCGCGCTTCTCATGCTGGCCTTCGGGTTCAGCCTGAATCTTCTGACCCTCCTGGCGATCGTCCTCTCCGTGGGTCTGGTCGTGGACGACGCCATCGTGGTCGTCGAGAACGTCGAGCGCCACGTCCGCCGCGGCGCCTCGCGCCTCGAGGCGGCGCTCAC from Planctomycetota bacterium encodes:
- a CDS encoding efflux RND transporter periplasmic adaptor subunit, with the translated sequence AGAHLPEPAEAITVAAARECEYRPTTTSIGTVLALQSITVRNELSGTVREVLMQPGQTVDAGADLVRLDVSVEQAELKALEAQAALAETLLARTERAARNRAVPEAELDRARAERDVALAQVARLRAVIARKTIRAPFRGRIGLADVHPGQYLSEGTALTTLQGVEEAVHVDFAVVQAVASGLRPGDFVEVRSAAGAALGKARIVAVDARVDPATRSATVRARLEGSSPPPPGASVRIVVPSGPPRKVLAVPAPALRKSPAGDHVFVIAPDPQGIPRAGVRRVRGGPLLGDEVLILEGLSAGETVAASGSFKLREGVRVAIVDESGSNR